A region of Ornithorhynchus anatinus isolate Pmale09 chromosome 5, mOrnAna1.pri.v4, whole genome shotgun sequence DNA encodes the following proteins:
- the PERM1 gene encoding PGC-1 and ERR-induced regulator in muscle protein 1: MDNFEYSIQLSDRDWAEFASAADECASLQAALASGDEPLSSDIDQGDSSGSSPPAPGAGSPFHGVLITPEEGEMDTSLVSSFRCERGLAQGGDQQTPRTSTWPEGQLPRGPAAPAPSPPPPRSSRLEGLGPEAGGAGAAGGPAMQSAPHRTQGSQVPAPPPPPSPCSSGKGPPADGSPGPSPRGPGRKKKKSGGSKAGGSPKSQDPKRRGPLSPAPEDAASREPALFPAGQDATSSLDSTLSALRRPKSSTQLSVSEPPPNLTTAALEAQAGSSLSSPVSTDGLKLGPSTPTFSAGADQSQTTTSSEDGTEWDERDLSTPASKEGPELVLSTPTFTARPEVDLSTPTSTPGPEQNQSASTSSAKPELGLSTPASTDGLEQNLSTPASTDGPEQSPSAPNATTGLELDLSTRISTAGPEPGLSTPVSIPGPELDQSTPTSTARPELDLSTPTSSARPELDLPPPVSTAASELDLSTPTSTVKWTLHPITAGPVGQQNLTLSPRGPPANLGLLPSVPPAVFKQDLDSSPPHLFPEHHSDLAPLAPGGKQDVNQMAGTLSVSETPAPTSISELHLDLSKPTSMNLSTPAPVAEPWGNLPTPASASWPSLALPTPTPGERQDGNWRVSRGESSGELSEGADGAMLTPKPREEIAAAPDRPGDPLSEPPMPLAKSPRRKKVRFSLAEVFPGEGSVPPAPGSPGAVTPRTAGARGGPGAWDAVAVSGRGDRPRARPPKLPAPPWAPSSSSAPRDAYAVTLPEMYDFFFCDTIPEEPEPEPEPEAPPTPPDMQWPEVCEYFFRGPRGRGPRRLRSPPPPPRRSGSPPPRGPPVPISIPEAYEHFLGEGPGRGEVGAGDAMGGPDLRRRLQDPHPRPPLAAAELDIAVAPPGRPLVPFTQNDICLGFMAFATWAVRTSDLHAPDAWKTVLLANIGTVSAIRYLRRQARKAQPPQ; the protein is encoded by the exons ATGGACAACTTCGAGTACAGCATCCAACTGAGCGACCGAGACTGGGCCGAGTTTGCCTCGGCGGCGGACGAGTGCGCCTCGCTCCAAGCAGCACTGGCCTCTGGAGACGAGCCTCTGTCCAGTGACATTGACCAAGGGGACAGCAGTGGCAGCAGCCCCCCCGCGCCCGGGGCAGGTTCTCCGTTCCATGGTGTCCTCATCACCCcggaggagggggaaatggataCGAGCTTGGTCAGCAGCTTTCGGTGTGAGCGCGGCCTGGCCCAAGGGGGTGATCAGCAGACTCCACGCACGTCCACTTGGCCAGAGGGGCAGCTGCCGAGGGGCCCGGccgctcccgcccccagcccgccccctccccgcagcagcCGGCTAGAAGGGCTCGGGCCAGAGGCGGGCGGGGCAGGTGCCGCAGGCGGACCGGCTATGCAGAGTGCTCCCCACCGGACCCAGGGGTCCCAAGTCCCtgcgccacccccacccccctccccgtgcAGCTCCGGAAAGGGCCCCCCTGCTGACGGCAGCCCTGGACCTTctccccgggggcccgggaggaagaagaagaagtcgGGAGGGAGCAAGGCAGGAGGCTCCCCCAAATCTCAGGATCCCAAGAGGCGCGGACCTCTCAGCCCTGCTCCCGAGGATGCAGCCTCCAGGGAGCCTGCGCTGTTCCCCGCCGGCCAGGATGCCACCTCCTCGCTGGACTCGACCCTTTCAGCTCTGCGAAGACCCAAGTCGTCCACACAGTTATCCGTTTCTGAGCCTCCTCCAAACCTTACTACTGCTGCCCTTGAAGCCCAGGCTGGCTCCAGCTTATCATCACCAGTCTCCACAGATGGGCTAAAACTGGGCCCATCTACACCCACCTTTTCTGCAGGGGCAGACCAGTCTCAGACTACAACCTCCTCCGAAGATGGGACAGAATGGGATGAACGGGATCTGTCTACACCAGCCTCTAAGGAAGGGCCAGAACTGGTTCTGTCTACACCAACCTTCACAGCCAGACCAGAAGTGGACTTATCTacacccacctccacccctgggCCAGAACAGAATCAGTCTGCATCCACCTCCAGTGCTAAACCAGAACTGGGTCTGTCTACACCTGCTTCCACAGATGGGCTAGAACAGAATCTGTCTACACCTGCCTCTACAGATGGGCCAGAACAGAGTCCGTCTGCACCCAATGCCACGACCGGGCTAGAACTGGATCTGTCTACACGCATCTCCACAGCTGGGCCAGAACCAGGCCTGTCTACACCTGTCTCCATACCTGGGCCAGAACTGGATCAGTCTACACCCACCTCCACGGCCAGACCAGAGCTGGATCTTTCTACACCCACCTCCTCGGCCAGACCAGAACTGGATCTGCCTCCACCCGTCTCCACAGCGGCATCAGAATTGGATCTGTCTACACCCACCTCCACGGTCAAATGGACTCTGCACCCAATTACAGCAGGTCCGGTGGGTCAACAAAATTTGACATTGTCTCCTCGTGGCCCTCCAGCTAACCTGGGATTACTCCCATCTGTACCTCCTGCGGTCTTTAAACAGGATTTGGACTCATCCCCACCTCACTTATTTCCTGAACATCATTCGGACTTGGCTCCACTTGCCCCAGGGGGCAAGCAGGATGTGAACCAGATGGCCGGAACTTTGTCAGTGTCGGAAACACCAGCACCCACCTCCATCTCTGAGTTGCATTTGGACCTGTCCAAACCTACCTCAATGAACCTGTCTACACCTGCTCCTGTGGCTGAACCATGGGGAAACCTGCCCACCCCGGCTTCGGCCTCCTGGCCGAGTTTGGCTCTGCCTACACCCACaccaggggagaggcaggacggGAACTGGCGGGTGTCCCGCGGGGAGTCCAGTGGGGAGCTCAGTGAGGGGGCCGACGGGGCGATGCTGACCCCTAAACCCAGGGAGGAAATCGCAGCCGCTCCAGACCGTCCCGGTGACCCTCTCTCAGAGCCCCCAATGCCCCTGGCCAAAAGCCCCCGGAGAAAGAAAGTGAGGTTCTCTCTAGCTGAGGTCTTTCCGGGGGAGGGGTCGGTCCCGCCGGCCCCAGGATCACCAGGTGCAGTGACCCCCAGgacggcgggggcccgggggggtccAGGGGCCTGGGATGCGGTGGCGGTGTCTGGGCGAGGGGACCGTCCCAGAGCACGGCCCCCAaagctcccggccccgccctgggccccatcctcatcctcagccccccgGGATGCTTATGCCGTGACACTGCCTGAAATGTATGACTTCTTTTTCTGCGACACGATCCCCGAGGAGCCGGAGCCAGAGCCGGAGCCAGAAGCCCCGCCGACCCCGCCGGACATGCAGTGGCCTGAAGTGTGCGAGTATTTCTTCCGGGGGCCACGCGGCAGGGGCCCAAGGAGGCTGCGgagccctccgcctccccctcggaGGTCGGGGTCGCCCCCGCCCCGTGGGCCACCagtccccatctccatcccagaGGCCTACGAGCACTTtctgggagaggggccgggcaggggtgaggtgggggctggggatgcTATGGGGGGGCCCGACCTCCGGCGCCGGCTCCAggacccccaccccagacccccgCTGGCTGCAGCAGAACTGGACATTGCCGTCGCCCCGCCAG GGAGGCCCCTGGTCCCCTTCACCCAGAACGACATATGTTTGGGATTCATGGCTTTCGCCACCTGGGCCGTGAGGACATCAGACCTGCATGCGCCGGACGCCTGGAAGACAG TGCTGCTGGCTAACATCGGCACCGTGTCCGCCATCCGCTACCTCCGGAGACAGGCACGCAAGGCACAGCCACCACAGTAG